In a genomic window of Wyeomyia smithii strain HCP4-BCI-WySm-NY-G18 chromosome 1, ASM2978416v1, whole genome shotgun sequence:
- the LOC129717540 gene encoding RNA-binding protein 25, translated as MSFPTRPPPALVPAGLPFAMAPPIMPPIIPGGMPPMSQPPPGARPAFRGPPPTIGSRPQMYNNMNNHHDMAHRGGGVQVPNPAPTYDGPVITVFIGNISDKAPDPMIKKILASCGTVINWKRVSTFGFCEYDGAVAGARAVRLLHDLEIDGKKLVAKVDAKNKALLDDYKGDETGKGDEKYERRCDDESVDLITRILEEFRADLYGDDPPDDEAGIPKSKKQLQSVHIEEGKREIISQEIGKFRKYTEAEELKKEKEKERKKAREDKKPEGEKRKSVSPKKEKEKDKKSRRRSRSRSRDREREREREREREKERERERERERENRERIERETREREARDRERERERERERERERELQNRNPRDIQREKEMEEEARDRRKAEKKSKEKEAAYQERLRNWEARERRKTKDYEKEREKERCREEEREREAKRLKEFLEDYDDERDDPKYYKGRELQRRLAERVREADQDSKDRNKEQEELDELKNKIFSGEYDNPTLEFEKAKKQREDMYRPKILIDVNLEQSQQRERELERERQRELERQRDKERVRANKERYVLAQASRELAAIDAEPIESDSSGHDDNNVGSPDLEPAINNNNHHLGNNVMLHQSQHAGSETRDSFGFGSAPVAVIGGGPMGMEDENSRHSMRSNSNTMVMQSPGGNSNSGMNSLPEKPQPIAPTISLSLNANAKKKKFEIKDVFNSMEDDGEESNGPRKRKLVPLDEESKAQMAAAAAGQTGSSQHSNSKGSSKSKGAEDASGTSGGRSSRDTIKSQEEKRRHIKSIIDRIPTEKNDLFNYPLDWNEIDATIEKKIRPWINKKIIEYIGEPEPTLVDFICSKVLAGSTPQGILDDVMMVLDEEAEVFVVKMWRLLIYEVEAKKVGLTK; from the exons ATGTCCTTTCCGACAAGACCTCCGCCGGCACTTGTGCCAGCGGGGTTGCCTTTCGCCATGGCACCACCAATAATGCCA CCTATCATACCGGGTGGAATGCCACCGATGAGCCAACCTCCGCCGGGAGCACGGCCCGCTTTCCGGGGGCCTCCGCCCACGATTGGATCTCGCCCGCAGATGTATAACAACATGAATAATCATCACGACATGGCACATCGAGGGGGAGGTGTGCAAGTTCCAAATCCAGCCCCGACTTACGATGGACCGGTGATTACCGTATTCATCGGAAATATCAGCGATAAGGCCCCGGACCCGATGATCAAGAAAATTCTTGCTTCCTGTGGCACAGTTATCAATTGGAAGCGCGTATCTACATTCGGCTTTTGCGAGTATGA TGGTGCAGTCGCTGGAGCTCGTGCAGTTCGGCTGTTGCACGATTTGGAAATTGATGGTAAAAAGTTAGTAGCCAAGGtggatgcgaaaaacaaagcCCTTTTGGATGATTACAAGGGTGACGAAACGGGAAAGGGTGATGAGAAGTATGAACGAAGGTGTGATGACGAGTCGGTCGACTTGATCACCCGGATTCTGGAAGAATTTAGAGCAGATCTATACGGGGATGATCCGCCCGATGATGAGGCTGGCATTCCCAAATCTAAAAAACAACTACAGTCCGTGCACATTGAGGAGGGTAAAAGggaaattataagtcaggagaTAGGGAAATTCCGTAAGTACACTGAAGCAGAGGAACTGAagaaagaaaaggaaaaagaaCGGAAAAAAGCTCGCGAAGATAAGAAGCCTGAAGGAGAAAAAAGGAAGTCTGTTTCTCCGAAGAAGGAGAAAGAGAAAGATAAAAAATCTAGGAGGAGGAGCCGCTCACGATCCAGAGACCGTGAGCGAGAACGCGAGCGTGAGCGGGAACGTGAGAAGGAAAGGGAACGGGAACGGGAGAGAGAACGGGAGAACCGCGAACGCATAGAGCGGGAGACTCGGGAGAGAGAAGCCCGCGATCGTGAACGGGAGCGGGAGCGAGAGAGGGAACGAGAACGCGAGCGTGAACTGCAAAATCGCAATCCACGAGACATTCAGAGGGAGAAAGAAATGGAAGAAGAAGCGCGCGATCGAAGGAAGGCGGAGAAGAAGTCCAAAGAAAAAGAAGCCGCCTATCAGGAAAGATTGCGCAATTGGGAGGCCCGCGAAAGACGGAAGACCAAGGATTACGAGAAGGAACGCGAGAAAGAGCGCTGCCGGGAAGAGGAACGGGAGCGGGAGGCGAAACGTTTGAAAGAATTCCTTGAGGACTACGACGACGAACGGGATGATCCTAAATATTATAA GGGTCGTGAATTGCAACGACGATTGGCGGAACGCGTTCGCGAAGCGGACCAAGATTCTAAAGATCGCAACAAGGAGCAGGAAGAGCTCGATGAGCTCAAGAACAAGATATTCTCCGGCGAGTACGACAACCCGACACTAGAGTttgaaaag GCCAAGAAACAGCGCGAGGACATGTACCGACCTAAGATCTTGATTGATGTTAACTTAGAGCAATCGCAGCAGCGGGAGCGCGAGCTAGAGCGTGAACGCCAACGTGAGCTGGAAAGACAGCGGGACAAGGAACGTGTGAGAGCAAACAAGGAGCGCTACGTCCTTGCTCAGGCATCCCGTGAGCTGGCAGCAATCGACGCTGAGCCTATCGAATCGGATTCCAGTGGGCATGATGATAATAATGTTGGATCGCCAGATTTAGAACCTGCGATTAATAACAATAACCATCACCTGGGAAATAACGTAATGCTACACCAATCGCAGCATGCCGGATCGGAAACACGGGATTCTTTCGGTTTTGGTTCGGCTCCTGTCGCTGTGATAGGCGGTGGTCCGATGGGTATGGAAGATGAAAACTCTCGTCATTCAATGCGCTCGAATTCCAATACCATGGTGATGCAAAGTCCTGGTGGGAATAGCAACAGCGGTATGAATTCACTTCCGGAGAAACCACAGCCGATTGCTCCCACAATTAGTCTTAGCTTGAACGCTAATGCTAAAAAGAAGAAGTTCGAAATTAAAGACGTTTTCAACAGCATGGAAGACGACGGCGAAGAATCCAATGGGCCTAGAAAGAGAAAATTAGTTCCGCTGG ACGAAGAGAGCAAAGCCCAAATGGCGGCAGCGGCAGCTGGTCAGACTGGTTCGTCGCAGCACTCGAACTCCAAGGGCTCTTCCAAGAGTAAAGGCGCCGAAGATGCTTCCGGCACTAGCGGCGGTCGATCTAGTCGAGATACCATCAAATCACAGGAAGAAAAACGACGACATATTAAAAGTATTATCGATAGAATCCCCACGGAGAAGAACGATTTGTTCAACTATCCACTGGATTGGAATGAAATCGATGCAACGATCGAAAAGAAGATTCGTCCGTGGATAAACAAGAAAATAATCGAATACATTGGGGAGCCGGAACCGACGTTGGTTGATTTTATCTGTTCGAAAGTACTGGCCGGAAGCACTCCGCAGGGAATTTTAGACGACGTTATGATG GTTTTGGACGAGGAAGCTGAGGTATTTGTGGTGAAAATGTGGCGCCTGTTAATCTATGAAGTCGAGGCGAAAAAGGTTGGACTAACGAAGTAA